The DNA region CGGCACCTCGCGGGTCGACGTCCGCGACATCGGCGAGGCCGCCGCGATCGCGTTCACCACGCCGGGCCACGAAGGGCAGATCTACGACCTCGTCGGCCCCGAGGTCGTGACCGGACCTTCCACCGCGGCCGTCTGGGCCGACGTGCTGAAGCGTCCCGTGGCCTACGGTGGCGACGACCTCGACGCGTGGGAAGGGCAGGCGGCCACGATGATGCCCGACTGGATGGCCTTCGACTTCCGGCACATGTACGGCCACTTCCAGGCCAAGGGCCTGCGCGCCACCCCCGAGGCCATCGCGCGCCTGACGACGCTGCTCGGCCATCCGCCGCGCGCGTTCCGGGCGTTTGCCGAAGAGACGGCCGCCGCCTGGGGCGTCACGGGCTGAACAGGCGACAGCTGAGGCTGCAGGCTCACGGCTCACAGAGCCTTCACTCGGTCAGTATGCTTTCTGAGCCCTGAGCCCAGTCCTTGAGCCCCGAGCCCCCGCGGACTACACTGGGAGTTCGGTCGCCCTCGGGTGGCCGCCGGCCGTGGTCGCTCGCACCGCGGCCCGGAGCCCGTGCAACGCCAGACCTCGAACCGCGTCAGGACCGGAAGGTAGCAGCGCTAAGGGGATCCTGCCGTGTGCATGGGTACTCCGGGTCGCGGTGGGATCGACCCGGCCGACATCCGCCGACGTGAGACTCGGCCGCGACACCGCCCAGCACCCGAGCCAGCCCACACACCGTGTCACGCCCCTATCAGGTGCTCGCCCGCAAGTGGCGTCCCCAGCGCTTCGACGACGTCGTCGGGCAGGTGGGGGTCACGCAGACGCTGCGCAATGCGATCGACCGCAAGCGCATCGCCCAGTCCTTCATCTTCTCGGGAGCCCGTGGCGTCGGCAAGACGACGACCGCGCGCATCCTGGCCCGCGCGCTGAACTGCGAGCAGGGGCCGACGCCCGATCCGTGCGGCACGTGTGACGCCTGCGTCGAGATCGCGGAAGGGCGCGACATCGACGTCATCGAGCTCGACGCGGCCACCCACACGGGCGTCGACAACGTGCGCGAGGTGATCATCGAGAGCCTCGGCATCTCGCCGGCCCGCGACCGCTACAAGATCTTCATCATCGACGAAGTGCACATGCTGTCGAACAGCTCGTTCAACGCATTGCTCAAGTCGATCGAGGAACCGCCGCCGCACGTCGTCTTCATGATGGCGACGACGGAGCTGCACAAGATCCCGGAGACCATCAGGTCGCGGTCGCAGGAGTTCGAGCTGCGCACGATCGGCGCACGCAGCGTCGCCGAACAGCTCGGGCGAATCGCCGAGGCCGAGCAGTTGCAGGTCGATCCCGACGCGCTGCTGCTGCTCGCGCGTGCCGGCGAGGGGTCGATGCGCGACGCGCTGAGCGCGTTCGACCAGGTCATCGCGTTCGCGGGCGAGCGGATCACGGCGGCCGACGTGGCGAGCGTGCTCGGGCTCATCGGCCGCGACGTGCTGATGGACATGGCCGACATCGTCGCCGACGGCCGCGCCGCCGACGTGTTCGACGCCGTCGGCCGGCTTGTCGAGTCGGGGCAGGATCTCAAGCTGGTCGTGCGCGAGCTGACCGGCCTGGTGCGCGACCTGATGGTCGTCAGCGTCGATCCGTCGCGCCTCGACGACCCCGAGCTCTCCGGCGATGCCGAGCGTCTCCGGGCGCTCGCGGCGCGCTTCTCGCGCGAGGACCTGTTGCGCGCCTTCGACGTGCTCGCGCGCGCCGAGCAGGACGTGCGCTACGCCGCGCAGCCGCGCTACCACCTCGAGATGGCGCTGCTGCGCTGGATCCACCTCGGCCACCTGGCCCCGATTTCCGAGGTGCTCGAGGCGCTCGGCAGCGGACGTCCGCTGCCGGCCGGCGCCGGGGCTCGCCCCGCGGCGCCGCCGGTGGCCCGCCCTGCGCCCGTCACGCCAGCCACGCCCGCCGGGGCCGGCACGGGCAGCGCGTTGCGACGCCTGTCGGAGAGTGCACGGGCGGCCAGCCCGGTGTCGGTCGCCTCACCGGTGGCCGCGGCCACGCCTCCGGCCGCGGTGGCGCCCCGCCCGCCGGCGGCAGCGCCCCCAGCCGCCCCCGCCCCGCCCGCTCCAGAGCCGGGCGATGCGGGCACCCCGGTCGGCGGCGGGACCATCGAGCAACTCGTCGAGGCCCTGCGCAAGAGCAATCGCACGTTCTTCGGCACGGCGCTCGCGAGGGCCACGTTCGCCATCGACGGCAACAAGCTGGTGCTGACGGTGACCGGCAACTTCGAGCAGGCCCGCTGCGAGGGCCGACGGTCGTGGATCGAGGAGACGGCGCAGCAGGTGCTCGGGCGTCGTCACGTGCTCGAGATTCGCGTGGTGGCACAGGCCGCCGAGGCCGCGCCCGACCCGACCGAGCTGGACAAGGCGCGCCTGAGGGATCAGGCCCTGAAGAGCGAGGCCGTGCAGGCGACGCTCGACGTGTTTGCCGCCGACGTCAGGGACGTGGAAGAGATTCAATGACGTTTGACGTTTGACGTCTGACGTTTGACGTCTCACGTTCAACGCCGAACGCCGAACGCCGAACGCCGAACGCCGAACGCCGAACGCCGAACGCCGGATGCACTCTCGCCGGACGTAGCCGTCGCCCTTGGGCGACGGTCAGGGCACGTCAGGGGAGGAAGATTTCGTAGTCGCATGACGAAGGCCGACCAGACGGGTATACCCAAGGCCGAAGGCCGAATGACGAAGGCCGACGAGGTTCAGATGAACATCCAGAAGATGATGCAGCAGGCGCAGCAGATGCAGGAGAAGATGCAGCGCCAGATGGCCGAGACCGTGATCGAGGCGACCGCCGGTGGCGGCCTCGTGAGCGTCAAGGTCAACGGCGCCAAGCAACTCCTCGCGATCACGCTCGACCCCGAGGCCGTGAACAAGGACGACGTGGAGATGCTGCAGGACGCCATCCTCGCCGCCGTGCAGGACGCGCAGCGCAAGGCCGACGAGAAGATGAACAGCACGATGAGCGGCATGCTGGGTGGACTCAAGCTGCCGGGCATGTAATTGTCTTCGCCCTACCCAGAGCCGCTCGTCAGGCTCATCGAGCAGCTGCAGAAGTTCCCGGGCGTCGGCGCCAAGACGGCGCAGCGACTGGCCTTCCACGTGCTGAAGGCGCCGCGCGAGGACGCCGAGCGTCTCGCCGAGGCGCTGCGCGACGTCAAGGCGCAGGTGCAGCACTGCTCGATCTGCAGCAACATCACCGACGTCGACCCGTGCGCCTACTGCACGAGTCCCGACCGCAACCCGCGCGTCATCTGCGTCGTCGAGGAGCCGGCCAACGTCGTGGCGGTCGAGAAGACGCGGGACTTCCGCGGCCGGTACCACGTGCTGATGGGCACGCTGTCGCCGCTGCAGGGCATCGGCCCCGATGCGCTGAGGATCAAGCCGCTGCTGGCGCGCGTCGCCGCCGGTGACGTCGAGGAAGTGATCCTCGCCACCAACCCCACGGTGGAAGGCGAGGCCACGGCGCTCTACCTGGCCAAGCTGCTCAAGCCGCTCGGCGTGCGCGTCACGCGCATCGGCATGGGCGTGCCGGTCGGGAGCGACCTCGAGTACGCCGACGAAGTGACCATGACCCGGGCGCTCGAGGGCCGGAGGGAGATGTGAAGGTCGTCGTGGTGATGACGCGCGCGCCGGAGCTGGCCCCGGCGGCCGTGATCACCGTCGGGGAGGCGGCCGTGGTGCGCGGACCCAAGACGCGCCTTGCGCCCGCCCTGCCCGACCCGTCGGCGCGCGAAGCGTTGCAGCGCGCTTTCCTGCGCGACGTGCTGGCCACGGCGCGGTCGGTGGCCGGCGCGGTCGTGCGCGTCGCCATCGCGCCCGGCGGCAATCCAGGCGCCTTTGCCGACCTCGGCGTGCCGGCGGGGCAGGTCATCACCCAGAAGGGCGACACCCTCGGCGATCGCGAACGCGCGCTCTTCGCCGAGCTGTTCCGGCGCGGCGCGCGCCAGGTCATCATCGTCGGCTCCGACATCCCGCTGCTCGAGGCGCGCGTGCTCGAGGAGGCCTTCGCGGCGCTCGACGCGACGCCGTCGCCGGTCGTGCTCGGCCCGGCGACCGACGGCGGCTACTACCTGCTGGGGCTGTCGGGGCCGGACGTGCCCGACCTGTTCACGGGCGTGCGCTGGAGCACGAGGTACGCGCTGATGGACACGCTGCGTCGCTGCGAGTTCGCGGAGCGACGCGTGGTGCTGCTCGACGTCCTCGACGACGTGGACCAACCCGAGGACCTCGAGCGCCTGCGCGAGGTGTTGCGAGACGACCCGTCGCGCGCCCCGGCGACCGCGGCGTGGATGGAAGCCGCCGACCTGAAGGTCGGCGGCCACGCACAGGAGGGTTCGTAGGCGTCGACCTTCAGGTCGACGCGCGTCGCGCCCTGACGCTAGGCCTCGTCGGCTTCGTAGGCGTCGACGGGATTGAGGCCGCGCAGGCCGAGGAACAGCACCCCGACGCCGGTCCACACCAGCATCCGCGCCTTGCGGACGACGGCCAGCGTGACCCCGAGCGCCGACGAGCCGTACAGCACCTGCGTGAGCAGGCCCGACCCCGCCTCGTCGACGCCGAGCCGCATCGGCACGAACTTGAACGCCACGTTCACGAACCTGTTGATCGACTCGAGCAGGAAGGCGCCGAGCACGGTCGCCGGCGTGCCGGCCGGCAACAGCATCGCAATCGTCAGCCACGTCTCGGCGACACCGAGCACGTGATAGCTCGCCTCGAGCAGCAGCACGGGGACGGGCCGCGACGGGTGCCGGCGCGCGAACGTGTAGACCTGCTCTTCGAGCGTGCGCAGTTTCGCCGTGCGGGCCAGCAGGGCGGCCGGCCCCAGGTGATGGCGGGCCATGACGTCCAACGCCCACGAGAGGGGACGCCATCGCCCGCTCGCCAGCGCCAGCGTGACGAGCAGGAAGGCGGCCATGCCGACCAGCGCGATGAGGCTCATCACCCGCAGAGCCGGCGGGACGACGAACTCGAACAGCAGCGCGAGCGTGCCGCCGCCGATCATCGCGGCCACCGTGAGGATGTAGAAGAGGTTCTCGACCGCGATGCCCGACAGCGCGTTCATCAGCGAGACGCGGTCGCGCACGTAGGCGGCCTTGGTCGGCTCGCTCACCACCAGGCCGAGCGGCGTCAGGTTGCCGAGCGCATCGCCGCCGACGAGGGCCGGGAACGTGTCGCGGAGCCTGAGCCGATGGGGCGGGTCGGTGCAGAGGACCCAGGCCCAGGCACGGACCGCGAAACGCAGCCCGCCGAGGGCCACGATGCCGACGAAGGCCCAGCCGACCCGTGCGAAGCCACTCGCAATCGTGTCCAGGCCGGTCTGTCGCAGCGTGTACCCGAACAGCAGCACGCCGCCGAGCGCGGCCACGACACCGCCGAGGCGCCGGGAAGCGGACGGACGCGTGGCGGAGGGGGGCATGGGAGGGGGGCCGCCAGGAGCCGGCCGGGTCCACTATAATGCCGCGATGCTGCCGGAGACGCTGCACGTCCCAGCCGCCGTCCTGTTCCTCGTGGGCGGTGTCCTGTCGTGCTTCCTCGGTCAGCGCACCTTCCGCATCGTCCTCGGCCTGTACGGGTTCGTCATCGGCGTGCTGGCCGCCGGATCCATTGTCGGGCCAGCCGACACCACCCGCGACATCCTGATCCTGCTGGCCGGCGGGGTGGGCGGCGCGCTGGCGCTCGTGCTCGCGTATTTCATCGGCGTCGCGCTGGTCGGCGCCGCCATGGCGGCGCTGGTCGTGCACGCCATCGCGGCACAGCTCGGCATGGAGCCGCCCGCGGTCGTGGTCATCGCGTGCACGATCGTCGGGGCGCTCGCGGCGCTCTCGTTGCAGCGCTACGTGATCGTCTTCGGCACGGCCTTCGGTGGCGCGTGGCTGCTGGTGATGGGCGCGCTCGGCCTCTGGCATCGCGAGTCGGTGACCGGCCTCGGGTCGGCGGCCACGGGCTGGCAGGCGTACCCGTTGCGCCCGGCCCCGGGCGAACACTGGGTGCTCGTCCTCTGGGTCGCCCTCGCGATCGCCGGGCTCGTCGCGCAGTTCCGTCTGTCGACGCCCCGCATGGTCCGCGCCCGCTGATGCGATTCGGGTCCGTCCTGCTGGCCCTTGCCGTCGCGTCGGCTCCGTCCGCGGCGCCCGCGCCGTCGAGCCCGCTCCCACCCGTCAAGACGCACCGGGAACAGGCAGCGCTGCACCGCACCTTCCTCGAACGGCGATTCGAGCGCCTGCTGCCCGAGCTGATGCGGCGGCACGGCCTCGACATGTGGATCGTCGTGACGCGCGAGTACGACGACGATCCGGTGTTCCGGGCGCTCGCCCCGCTCACCACCTACGCCTCGCGCCGACG from Luteitalea sp. TBR-22 includes:
- a CDS encoding TIGR04282 family arsenosugar biosynthesis glycosyltransferase; the protein is MKVVVVMTRAPELAPAAVITVGEAAVVRGPKTRLAPALPDPSAREALQRAFLRDVLATARSVAGAVVRVAIAPGGNPGAFADLGVPAGQVITQKGDTLGDRERALFAELFRRGARQVIIVGSDIPLLEARVLEEAFAALDATPSPVVLGPATDGGYYLLGLSGPDVPDLFTGVRWSTRYALMDTLRRCEFAERRVVLLDVLDDVDQPEDLERLREVLRDDPSRAPATAAWMEAADLKVGGHAQEGS
- a CDS encoding TMEM198/TM7SF3 family protein, whose amino-acid sequence is MLPETLHVPAAVLFLVGGVLSCFLGQRTFRIVLGLYGFVIGVLAAGSIVGPADTTRDILILLAGGVGGALALVLAYFIGVALVGAAMAALVVHAIAAQLGMEPPAVVVIACTIVGALAALSLQRYVIVFGTAFGGAWLLVMGALGLWHRESVTGLGSAATGWQAYPLRPAPGEHWVLVLWVALAIAGLVAQFRLSTPRMVRAR
- the recR gene encoding recombination mediator RecR translates to MSSPYPEPLVRLIEQLQKFPGVGAKTAQRLAFHVLKAPREDAERLAEALRDVKAQVQHCSICSNITDVDPCAYCTSPDRNPRVICVVEEPANVVAVEKTRDFRGRYHVLMGTLSPLQGIGPDALRIKPLLARVAAGDVEEVILATNPTVEGEATALYLAKLLKPLGVRVTRIGMGVPVGSDLEYADEVTMTRALEGRREM
- the dnaX gene encoding DNA polymerase III subunit gamma/tau, with product MSRPYQVLARKWRPQRFDDVVGQVGVTQTLRNAIDRKRIAQSFIFSGARGVGKTTTARILARALNCEQGPTPDPCGTCDACVEIAEGRDIDVIELDAATHTGVDNVREVIIESLGISPARDRYKIFIIDEVHMLSNSSFNALLKSIEEPPPHVVFMMATTELHKIPETIRSRSQEFELRTIGARSVAEQLGRIAEAEQLQVDPDALLLLARAGEGSMRDALSAFDQVIAFAGERITAADVASVLGLIGRDVLMDMADIVADGRAADVFDAVGRLVESGQDLKLVVRELTGLVRDLMVVSVDPSRLDDPELSGDAERLRALAARFSREDLLRAFDVLARAEQDVRYAAQPRYHLEMALLRWIHLGHLAPISEVLEALGSGRPLPAGAGARPAAPPVARPAPVTPATPAGAGTGSALRRLSESARAASPVSVASPVAAATPPAAVAPRPPAAAPPAAPAPPAPEPGDAGTPVGGGTIEQLVEALRKSNRTFFGTALARATFAIDGNKLVLTVTGNFEQARCEGRRSWIEETAQQVLGRRHVLEIRVVAQAAEAAPDPTELDKARLRDQALKSEAVQATLDVFAADVRDVEEIQ
- a CDS encoding YbaB/EbfC family nucleoid-associated protein translates to MNIQKMMQQAQQMQEKMQRQMAETVIEATAGGGLVSVKVNGAKQLLAITLDPEAVNKDDVEMLQDAILAAVQDAQRKADEKMNSTMSGMLGGLKLPGM